A window of Cohnella herbarum contains these coding sequences:
- a CDS encoding phosphatase: MNEPLLIIEAANTDDLPLRFRSTSSPLANDSGKTPEMHGFSELRMSGSGQFSQRGLRRIRREIGDTRAIVVDLRQESHGFVNGIAVCWFGKHNNANKGLTSEEVLLEEDRRFGFLKDAAAFNFDYLEGKSALRIDEPVVHPKAIYSEQEMVLQEGFDYIRFFVTDHHRPSDEEVDRFIAFSTSLPVSNWLHFHCRGGVGRTSSFMLMHDMLRNAKFVNFEELLRRHVLNGGRDMYRLHPDRGNYKNAPALERIAFIETFYRYCVDNQDEFVTTWSQWLNTRQSDINVKQS; this comes from the coding sequence ATGAACGAACCGCTCTTAATCATTGAAGCAGCCAATACGGATGATCTTCCGTTGAGGTTCCGATCGACTTCTTCTCCGCTCGCAAACGATTCCGGGAAAACTCCCGAGATGCATGGCTTTTCGGAATTGAGAATGTCCGGCAGCGGCCAATTCTCCCAACGCGGACTCCGCAGGATCAGGCGAGAGATCGGGGATACTCGCGCAATCGTGGTGGACTTAAGGCAAGAGAGTCATGGCTTCGTGAACGGAATCGCGGTTTGTTGGTTTGGAAAGCACAACAACGCCAACAAGGGATTAACTAGCGAGGAAGTACTGTTGGAGGAAGACCGCAGATTCGGGTTCCTCAAGGATGCGGCCGCTTTTAACTTCGACTATTTGGAAGGGAAATCGGCGCTCCGCATCGACGAACCCGTCGTTCATCCCAAAGCCATTTATTCGGAACAAGAAATGGTTTTGCAGGAAGGCTTCGACTATATCCGCTTCTTCGTTACCGACCATCATCGGCCATCCGATGAAGAAGTAGACCGTTTTATCGCTTTTTCGACTTCGCTTCCGGTATCGAACTGGCTTCATTTTCACTGTCGTGGCGGAGTCGGACGCACTTCCTCCTTTATGCTAATGCACGATATGTTACGCAATGCGAAATTCGTGAATTTCGAAGAACTGCTTAGACGTCACGTCCTGAACGGGGGACGCGATATGTACCGGCTCCACCCGGATCGCGGGAATTACAAGAACGCACCTGCCCTAGAGAGAATTGCTTTCATCGAAACCTTCTACCGCTATTGCGTCGATAACCAAGACGAATTCGTTACGACTTGGTCGCAATGGCTGAATACCCGACAATCCGACATCAATGTTAAACAATCATAG
- a CDS encoding ABC transporter substrate-binding protein, which translates to MSRNKSLRGKLTLVAIVVLMLVMTACGGNSKESANASEGAESSPSSSENGSSDGNAAPDSDNPNAQWALDVGLDKTETTDELYELAKKEGKVVVYSQSSRIKDVKASFEEKYPGITVEGYKMSSPEIVEKVIREQESKVWNSDVIFVKDSSGSVSNEMIKKGMVHKYLPTDIQSTMMEPFKSSSPGLVMYFSVRTIYYNNEVYDEPPITNWWDLTDPKWKGKVLVDDPIQSSDTMDLFLSFVQHADEMAEAYKEKFGKEIVLDGTDNAGYEFFKQLFANDVVLVKSSDEAVEAVGAKGQDNPPIAIAAASKLREVEEKGLKVGASWEVKPRLSVKGPAYLYVTNEAEHPNAAKLFIRWMAGEVDGTGKGFEPYNVSGSYSTRPNVVREDNVPLDQLKLWDYDSDYFYNNYVKFREFWIKSVS; encoded by the coding sequence ATGTCAAGAAATAAGAGCTTAAGAGGAAAACTAACTTTGGTCGCAATCGTAGTCCTGATGTTGGTTATGACGGCATGCGGCGGGAATTCGAAAGAGTCGGCCAACGCAAGTGAAGGCGCGGAATCAAGCCCCAGCTCCAGTGAGAACGGCAGCTCGGACGGCAATGCCGCACCGGACTCCGATAATCCTAACGCGCAATGGGCGTTGGATGTGGGCCTCGACAAAACCGAAACGACCGACGAGCTTTACGAGTTGGCTAAGAAAGAGGGAAAAGTCGTTGTTTATTCCCAGTCCAGCCGGATCAAGGACGTCAAAGCTTCTTTCGAAGAAAAATATCCGGGCATTACCGTCGAAGGATACAAGATGAGTTCTCCTGAAATCGTAGAAAAGGTCATCCGCGAGCAAGAGTCCAAAGTGTGGAACTCGGACGTTATCTTCGTTAAAGATTCCAGCGGTTCCGTCTCGAACGAGATGATCAAGAAAGGCATGGTGCATAAGTACTTGCCGACGGATATCCAGTCCACGATGATGGAGCCGTTCAAATCGTCTTCTCCCGGCTTGGTTATGTACTTCTCCGTTAGGACGATTTATTACAACAACGAAGTTTACGACGAACCGCCGATTACCAACTGGTGGGATTTGACCGATCCGAAATGGAAGGGCAAAGTGCTGGTAGACGATCCGATTCAATCTTCCGATACGATGGATTTATTTTTATCGTTCGTGCAACATGCCGATGAAATGGCTGAAGCTTACAAAGAAAAGTTCGGCAAGGAAATCGTGCTCGACGGCACGGATAACGCTGGCTATGAATTTTTCAAGCAATTGTTCGCTAACGACGTCGTCTTAGTGAAGTCGAGCGACGAAGCGGTTGAAGCCGTTGGAGCGAAAGGCCAGGACAATCCGCCGATCGCGATCGCCGCGGCCAGCAAGCTGCGGGAAGTCGAGGAGAAAGGCTTGAAGGTCGGCGCTTCATGGGAAGTTAAACCGCGTCTTTCCGTCAAAGGCCCCGCGTATCTTTACGTGACTAACGAAGCGGAGCATCCGAATGCCGCCAAACTGTTCATTCGTTGGATGGCCGGCGAAGTAGACGGTACCGGCAAAGGGTTCGAACCTTACAACGTTTCGGGTTCGTATTCCACTAGACCCAATGTCGTCCGCGAGGATAATGTCCCGCTCGACCAGCTAAAGCTTTGGGACTACGATTCCGATTATTTCTATAACAACTATGTGAAATTCAGGGAGTTTTGGATTAAAAGCGTAAGCTAA
- a CDS encoding sugar phosphate isomerase/epimerase family protein produces the protein MLGYSLQSPVFLGKLSKETPHDLIARYESIESFLSSLRSGGIDSIEIRILPRGADERSYRDLIKIVWDMGFQLTVHGHVAGEHPGETFVEAYPSMRYILNHFHEYQEGLTMTLHAFEAKQGNREELRRRTVGLLREWSSMLQADDLPIRLALENNRRKSSKADPGDCIDGVLSMVNEVSSPYVGICWDMGHYYSNLLTASKLEFPPEEPLMKLPPSAFLESAYHTHIHGLGPSGTHNALTERNSLPLEHYVDALKQANYQGVYNLELTLDKFDADRSMSDHIAASVQRLKEAKA, from the coding sequence ATGCTGGGTTATTCGCTTCAGAGTCCCGTATTTCTAGGAAAGTTGAGCAAGGAAACGCCACATGATTTAATCGCGCGTTACGAATCGATAGAGTCGTTCCTAAGCTCGCTGAGGTCCGGCGGGATCGACTCTATCGAAATCAGAATACTTCCCCGCGGCGCCGATGAACGGTCGTACCGGGATTTGATCAAGATCGTCTGGGACATGGGATTTCAACTGACGGTTCACGGACATGTCGCGGGGGAGCATCCAGGGGAAACATTCGTTGAAGCTTACCCGTCGATGCGTTATATTCTTAACCATTTTCACGAATACCAGGAAGGTTTGACAATGACGCTTCATGCCTTTGAAGCGAAACAAGGCAATAGGGAAGAGTTGCGCCGTCGAACGGTCGGACTTCTTCGCGAATGGTCCTCGATGCTTCAAGCGGACGATTTGCCTATTCGGTTAGCATTGGAAAACAATCGGCGTAAATCAAGCAAAGCGGATCCGGGGGATTGTATCGACGGCGTGCTTAGCATGGTGAATGAAGTAAGCAGCCCTTATGTCGGGATATGTTGGGACATGGGACATTATTATTCGAACTTGCTTACCGCCAGTAAGCTGGAGTTTCCTCCCGAGGAACCGCTGATGAAGCTCCCGCCTTCCGCTTTCTTGGAAAGCGCTTACCATACCCACATCCATGGTCTAGGCCCATCCGGAACGCATAACGCGTTAACGGAACGGAACAGTCTTCCCTTGGAGCACTACGTCGATGCTTTAAAACAAGCGAACTATCAAGGCGTCTACAATTTGGAGCTCACTTTGGACAAATTCGACGCCGATCGGTCGATGAGCGATCATATTGCGGCATCGGTCCAACGATTAAAGGAGGCCAAGGCTTGA